The Microlunatus antarcticus genomic sequence GGGCTGCCCGAGGGCGTGTTCACCGTGCTCCCCGGGCGCGGCCCCGTCGTCGGCGAGCGCTTCGTCACCCACCCGCTCGTGCGCAAGGTGACCTTCACCGGGTCCACGAAGGTCGGCAAGCAGGTGCTCGCCGGCTGCGCCGAGCAGGTCAAGCGCTGCACCCTCGAGCTCGGCGGCAAGAGCGCCAACGTCGTCTTCGCGGACGCCGACGTCGCCGCCGCGGCCGCCGCGGCGCCAGGCGGGGTGTTCGACAACGCCGGGCAGGACTGCTGCGCCCGGTCGCGGATCCTCGTGCAGAACTCGGTCCGCGACGAGTTCCTCGAACGCTTCCAAGCCGCGGTCGACGCCTTCGTCGTCGGCGACCCGCGGGCCGAGACGACGCAGATGGGCCCGCTGATCTCGGCGGGCCAGCGGGCGCGGGTGCAGGGCTATCTCGACGGGGTCGACGTCGCCTTCACCGGTTCCGCTCCCGACGGCCCGGGTTTCTGGGTGCCGCCGACCGTCGTGCTCGCCACGTCGCCGCAGCAGCCGGTGTGGCGCGAGGAGGTCTTCGGGCCGGTGGTCGCGGTGCTGGGGTTCGAGGACGAGGCCGAGGCGGTCGCGCTGGCCA encodes the following:
- a CDS encoding aldehyde dehydrogenase family protein, with protein sequence MSTTTQDRWDVVDPATEQVVTTVDLASLEQTDAAIERAHAAFAAWRDVAPADRARLLRAFARVVEAHVDELAELEISNAGHTVGNARWEADQVARVLEYYAGTPERQFGRQIPVPGGVDVTFHEPVGVVGIIVPWNFPMLIASWGFAPALAAGCTVVLKPAELTPLSAVRLGELAREAGLPEGVFTVLPGRGPVVGERFVTHPLVRKVTFTGSTKVGKQVLAGCAEQVKRCTLELGGKSANVVFADADVAAAAAAAPGGVFDNAGQDCCARSRILVQNSVRDEFLERFQAAVDAFVVGDPRAETTQMGPLISAGQRARVQGYLDGVDVAFTGSAPDGPGFWVPPTVVLATSPQQPVWREEVFGPVVAVLGFEDEAEAVALA